The proteins below come from a single Pseudomonas chlororaphis genomic window:
- a CDS encoding serine/threonine protein kinase, whose amino-acid sequence MQLSELKSAGRRPALPLSLELADAAGPAQLQLLSLLRVLPGQRYVGAGIWRGRPVLAKLLVGSKAPRHFQRELQGVRLLAEQGLTTPLLLADGLKDGEGGWLLFELLEGAESLGDAWKQVEPLPLLADEQATVLAEALGAIAQLHGKGLWQEDLHLDNLLRHGGQLYLIDGAGIRAETPGQPLSRQKVLENLGVFFAQLPKSLEPFTEELLVHYLLGNAEHALPMEALQKQIDKVQAWRLKDFLDKVGRECSLFSVQRGPFGLRAIRRDEEAAMLPVLERADALLDQGHLYKTGGAASVGKVEVDGRVLVIKRYNIKNLAHWLKRFWRPSRAWHSWREGHRLAFLGIATPKPLALLEKRFLWLRRGAYLVTEHLSGPDIIERFAPYIDNGDAPEPELLALDQLFASLIRERISHGDLKGHNLFWQHDRWALIDLDSMCQHRTHASFAQAYARDRARFMRNWPQDSALHRLIDQRLPQTIDSSSPVL is encoded by the coding sequence ATGCAGTTGTCCGAATTGAAGAGCGCCGGTCGCCGCCCAGCCCTGCCTTTGAGCCTGGAACTGGCCGATGCCGCCGGCCCGGCGCAATTGCAGTTGCTGTCGTTGTTGCGGGTGTTGCCGGGGCAGCGTTACGTCGGTGCCGGTATCTGGCGCGGTCGGCCGGTGCTGGCCAAGCTGCTGGTGGGCAGCAAGGCGCCCCGGCACTTCCAGCGGGAACTGCAAGGCGTGCGCTTGTTGGCCGAGCAGGGGTTGACGACGCCGTTGTTGTTGGCCGATGGCCTGAAGGACGGCGAGGGCGGCTGGCTGCTGTTCGAATTGCTCGAAGGCGCCGAGAGCCTGGGGGACGCCTGGAAACAGGTCGAGCCGCTGCCCTTGCTGGCCGACGAACAGGCGACGGTACTGGCCGAGGCCCTGGGTGCGATTGCGCAACTGCACGGCAAAGGGCTGTGGCAGGAAGACCTGCACCTGGACAACCTGCTGCGCCACGGCGGCCAGCTCTACCTGATCGATGGCGCCGGCATCCGTGCCGAAACGCCCGGGCAGCCGTTGTCTCGGCAAAAAGTGCTGGAGAACCTGGGGGTGTTCTTCGCCCAGTTGCCCAAGTCCCTCGAACCGTTCACCGAAGAGCTGTTGGTGCATTACCTGCTTGGCAACGCCGAACACGCGCTGCCCATGGAAGCGCTGCAAAAACAGATCGACAAGGTGCAGGCCTGGCGCCTGAAAGACTTCCTGGACAAGGTCGGGCGCGAATGCAGCCTGTTCAGTGTGCAACGCGGGCCCTTCGGCCTGCGGGCGATCCGGCGAGACGAAGAGGCGGCGATGCTGCCGGTGTTGGAGCGTGCGGACGCCTTGCTTGACCAGGGCCACCTGTACAAGACCGGTGGGGCGGCGAGCGTCGGCAAGGTCGAAGTGGATGGCCGGGTCCTGGTGATCAAGCGCTACAACATCAAGAACCTGGCCCATTGGCTCAAGCGCTTCTGGCGCCCCAGCCGGGCCTGGCATTCCTGGCGCGAAGGCCATCGACTGGCGTTCCTCGGCATCGCCACGCCCAAGCCCCTGGCATTGCTGGAGAAGCGTTTCCTGTGGCTGCGCCGGGGCGCTTACCTGGTGACCGAGCACCTGTCGGGGCCAGACATCATCGAACGCTTCGCGCCGTACATCGACAACGGCGACGCGCCCGAGCCCGAGCTGCTGGCGCTGGACCAGTTGTTCGCCAGCCTGATCCGCGAGCGCATCAGCCACGGTGACCTCAAGGGGCATAACCTGTTCTGGCAGCACGACCGCTGGGCCCTGATCGACCTCGACTCGATGTGCCAGCACCGCACCCACGCCAGCTTCGCCCAGGCCTACGCCCGCGACCGCGCCCGCTTCATGCGCAATTGGCCGCAGGACAGTGCGTTGCATCGGCTGATCGACCAGCGGTTGCCGCAGACGATCGATAGCAGCTCGCCCGTTCTGTAA
- a CDS encoding lipopolysaccharide kinase, with the protein MTDFLAAEDRALLQRHGLDSFDALWARQLDAVDEPNTSGEGWSSVFRLDLEGQGYYLKRQNNYLTRTLSHPFGEPSFSREFRNISRYRELGIPALQAVFYGQRKVDGQVRAILLTRALDGWDDLDSLLQRWPSLTAAQRTTILQACGQLARRLHGMRQVHGCFYPKHIFLQATASGYQAQLIDLEKTRPLLFGQRDRVKDLEPLLRRASVWNEGEVRQLLSTYLDQPQDAALVDNWLTRLTARRSHKETR; encoded by the coding sequence ATGACTGATTTCCTGGCCGCTGAAGACCGTGCGCTGCTGCAGCGTCACGGCCTGGACAGCTTTGATGCGCTTTGGGCGCGGCAACTGGACGCGGTGGACGAACCCAACACCTCGGGCGAGGGCTGGAGCAGCGTGTTCCGGCTGGACCTGGAGGGCCAGGGGTATTACCTCAAGCGTCAGAACAACTACCTGACGCGCACGCTGTCGCACCCGTTTGGCGAGCCGAGTTTCTCCCGGGAGTTTCGCAATATCAGTCGTTATCGCGAGTTGGGAATCCCGGCGTTGCAGGCGGTGTTCTACGGTCAGCGCAAGGTTGACGGCCAAGTGCGGGCGATCCTGCTGACGCGGGCCCTGGACGGCTGGGATGACCTGGATTCTCTCTTGCAACGCTGGCCGAGCCTCACGGCAGCGCAGCGCACCACCATCCTGCAGGCTTGCGGCCAATTGGCGCGGCGCCTGCACGGCATGCGCCAGGTGCATGGCTGCTTCTACCCCAAGCACATCTTCCTGCAAGCCACCGCCAGCGGCTATCAGGCGCAACTGATCGACCTGGAAAAGACCCGGCCGCTGCTGTTCGGCCAACGCGATCGGGTCAAGGACCTCGAACCCTTGCTGCGGCGCGCGTCCGTCTGGAATGAAGGCGAAGTTCGCCAGTTGCTGTCCACTTACCTGGATCAGCCCCAGGACGCCGCGCTGGTGGACAATTGGTTGACCCGCCTGACCGCCCGGCGCAGCCACAAGGAAACCCGCTGA
- a CDS encoding heptose kinase: MSGWKLEPSYAELAQDFGSLDAVFALQGERLTRDPLSEVIRVQRNGVNYYVKRYVGAGKGLRRYLGKPRVKSEWQNLKRFAKWGIPTAEIVGWGLERHGATYARGAMITRELPRTEDLSALAERHDPRLGDRAWVDGVSRQLAAYTRTMHDHRFTHNDLKWRNLLIDDRSRLFLIDCPNGDFWRGFWLKYRITKDLACLDKVAKYHLSATQRLRFYLQYRQRDRLDACDKKRIRHVVRFFEGRE, translated from the coding sequence ATGTCGGGTTGGAAACTGGAACCTTCCTATGCCGAGCTGGCGCAGGACTTCGGCAGCCTCGACGCGGTGTTTGCCTTGCAAGGGGAGCGGCTGACCCGCGACCCGCTGTCGGAAGTGATCCGGGTGCAACGCAATGGCGTGAACTATTACGTCAAGCGCTACGTCGGGGCTGGCAAGGGCTTGCGTCGTTACCTGGGCAAGCCACGGGTCAAGTCCGAATGGCAGAACCTCAAGCGTTTCGCCAAGTGGGGGATTCCCACCGCCGAAATCGTGGGCTGGGGCCTGGAGCGACATGGCGCCACTTACGCCCGCGGTGCGATGATTACCCGCGAGCTGCCCCGCACCGAGGACCTCTCGGCGCTGGCCGAGCGGCATGATCCGCGGCTGGGCGACCGTGCCTGGGTCGACGGCGTGAGCCGGCAACTGGCCGCCTATACGCGGACCATGCACGATCATCGCTTTACCCACAACGACCTGAAGTGGCGCAACCTGCTGATCGATGACCGCTCGCGGCTGTTCCTGATCGACTGTCCGAACGGCGATTTCTGGCGCGGCTTCTGGCTCAAGTACCGTATCACCAAGGACCTGGCCTGCCTGGACAAAGTGGCCAAGTATCATCTGTCGGCGACCCAGCGGCTGCGCTTTTACCTGCAGTACCGCCAGCGTGACCGGCTCGACGCGTGCGACAAGAAGCGCATTCGTCACGTGGTGAGATTTTTCGAGGGGCGTGAATGA